A single window of Helicobacter pylori NCTC 11637 = CCUG 17874 = ATCC 43504 = JCM 12093 DNA harbors:
- the cysS gene encoding cysteine--tRNA ligase — protein sequence MFIYDTKLKQKVPFESLVEKKANVYVCGPTVYDDAHLGHARSAIAFDLLRRTLELSGYEVVLVRNFTDIDDKIINKALKENKSIQELSSIYIESYTRDLNALNVKKPSLEPKASEYLDAMVRMIETLLEKNIAYQVSNGDIYLDTSKDKDYGSLSMHNSSIEFGRIGLVQEKRLDQDFVLWKSYKGDNDVGFDSPLGKGRPGWHIECSSMVFETLALTNTPYQIDIHAGGADLLFPHHENEACQTRCAFGVELAKYWMHNGFVNINNEKMSKSLGNSFFVKDALKNYDGEILRNYLLGVHYRSVLNFNEEDLLVSKKRLDKIYRLKQRVLGTLGGINPNFKKEILECMQDDLNVSKALSVLESMLSSTNEKLDQNPKNKALKGEILANLKFIEELLGIGFKDPSAYFQLGVSESEKQEIENKIEERKHAKARKDFLKADNIREELLKQKIALMDTPQGTIWEKLF from the coding sequence ATGTTTATTTATGATACCAAATTAAAACAAAAAGTCCCTTTTGAGTCTTTAGTTGAAAAAAAGGCGAATGTTTATGTGTGCGGGCCTACGGTGTATGATGACGCTCATTTAGGGCATGCCAGGAGCGCGATTGCTTTTGATTTGTTAAGGCGCACGCTTGAATTGAGCGGCTATGAAGTGGTGCTAGTAAGGAATTTCACCGATATTGACGATAAAATCATCAACAAAGCCTTAAAAGAAAACAAAAGCATTCAAGAATTAAGCAGTATTTATATTGAATCTTACACAAGGGATCTGAACGCTTTGAACGTGAAAAAACCCAGCCTAGAGCCTAAAGCGAGCGAGTATTTAGACGCTATGGTGCGCATGATTGAAACGCTTTTAGAAAAAAATATCGCTTATCAGGTCTCTAATGGGGATATTTATTTAGACACGAGCAAGGATAAAGATTACGGCTCTTTGAGCATGCATAATAGCAGTATTGAATTTGGCCGTATTGGTTTGGTGCAAGAAAAACGGCTTGATCAGGATTTTGTGTTATGGAAAAGCTATAAGGGGGATAATGATGTGGGCTTTGATAGCCCTTTAGGTAAGGGGCGCCCTGGCTGGCATATAGAATGCTCTAGCATGGTTTTTGAAACTTTAGCGCTCACTAACACCCCCTATCAAATTGATATTCATGCAGGCGGAGCGGATTTGTTATTCCCCCACCATGAAAATGAAGCGTGCCAAACCCGTTGCGCCTTTGGCGTGGAGCTTGCCAAATATTGGATGCATAATGGCTTTGTGAATATCAATAATGAAAAAATGTCTAAAAGTTTAGGGAATAGCTTTTTTGTTAAAGACGCCTTGAAAAACTATGATGGCGAAATTTTGCGTAATTACTTACTAGGGGTGCATTATCGCTCTGTTTTGAATTTCAATGAAGAAGACTTGTTAGTGAGTAAAAAACGCTTGGATAAAATCTATCGCTTAAAACAGCGCGTTTTAGGGACTCTTGGAGGAATAAATCCAAACTTTAAAAAAGAAATTTTAGAATGCATGCAAGATGATTTAAACGTTTCTAAAGCGTTGAGCGTTTTAGAAAGCATGCTTTCTTCCACTAATGAAAAACTGGATCAAAACCCCAAAAACAAGGCTTTGAAGGGCGAAATTTTAGCGAATTTGAAATTCATAGAAGAACTGCTTGGCATCGGGTTTAAAGACCCTAGCGCGTATTTCCAATTAGGCGTGAGTGAAAGCGAAAAACAAGAAATTGAAAACAAGATAGAAGAAAGAAAACACGCCAAAGCGCGAAAAGATTTTTTAAAAGCCGATAACATCAGAGAAGAGCTTTTGAAACAAAAAATCGCTTTGATGGACACCCCACAAGGCACGATTTGGGAGAAGCTTTTTTAA
- a CDS encoding FapA family protein, translated as MSLEHFAPIKVERCKDIQKELKKAAAENKLQTEDLWFEILKTSIFIKNSAKDDFSEAFGGELQQLEEDEYYEKKELTLYQTHDIKIKSNAYKRFFEVEVDENLSKIEIILDECFIVLDTEEHYQEMFAYIKECLAFQGVVFRHLSQMYENLKTELRKYQKEAQNKRFVLYASSTFIPNTEEQSHFLLEEEYLPVHIIPLSDQEESFVKENDYIAKENQKIACVNYPKQGRDGRNLKGLYIELPKVANSPTPIGHDKNAFEEREENNALVYYSKALQGVKMEKGRLVSKQNFIFKNGIKSIETPNLLGGVESGLVLEIQAKDELSDAIDSNLILEASAINIKGNVGKNVILVAKEITIEGQIHPESYVYANKACITNHKGVCYAKEFECKYLERAKVYANSVKVEASAGSVVYAKEIALEKLKSDNKLYFSKQCWIDEVDGNGNRFIFYAFGGRENQEELKAAKQKLNALGLKSKKIIAQHQSLNHLVKNHQAIMEKLKNATEEIKRSLMQQESVKDAYSEFVFALKRLKILKAQMLELQKINNECYAKLISIENSFQHASITTKNPFKQENIVIYHRNYPKVSNSTAMLSHNESVDVIYEDHKIKKIPKSAIKG; from the coding sequence ATGAGCTTGGAGCATTTTGCCCCTATAAAAGTTGAGCGGTGCAAAGACATTCAAAAAGAATTAAAAAAAGCGGCTGCTGAAAATAAATTACAAACAGAAGATCTATGGTTTGAGATTTTAAAAACTTCTATTTTTATCAAAAACAGCGCTAAAGACGATTTTAGCGAGGCTTTTGGTGGGGAATTGCAGCAATTAGAAGAAGATGAATACTATGAAAAAAAAGAGCTAACCCTTTATCAAACCCACGACATTAAAATCAAATCAAACGCTTATAAGCGCTTTTTTGAAGTGGAAGTGGATGAAAATTTAAGCAAAATAGAAATCATTCTAGATGAGTGTTTTATTGTTCTAGACACTGAAGAGCATTACCAAGAAATGTTTGCGTATATTAAAGAGTGTTTAGCCTTTCAAGGCGTGGTGTTTCGCCACCTTTCACAAATGTATGAAAATTTAAAAACAGAATTGAGAAAATATCAAAAAGAAGCCCAAAACAAGCGCTTTGTTTTATACGCTTCTTCAACCTTTATCCCTAATACAGAAGAACAATCCCATTTTTTATTAGAAGAAGAATACCTTCCAGTGCATATTATTCCCTTAAGCGATCAAGAAGAATCGTTTGTTAAAGAAAATGATTATATCGCTAAAGAAAATCAAAAAATCGCTTGCGTGAATTACCCCAAACAAGGCAGAGACGGCCGTAACCTTAAAGGCCTTTATATTGAATTGCCTAAAGTTGCTAATTCGCCCACCCCCATAGGGCATGACAAAAACGCTTTTGAAGAGAGAGAAGAAAATAACGCCTTAGTGTATTACTCCAAAGCCTTACAAGGGGTTAAAATGGAAAAAGGGCGTTTGGTTTCTAAGCAAAATTTTATTTTCAAAAACGGGATCAAATCCATTGAAACGCCTAATCTTTTAGGGGGAGTGGAGAGCGGGTTAGTTTTAGAGATTCAAGCTAAAGACGAGTTGAGCGATGCGATTGATTCTAACCTCATTTTAGAAGCGAGCGCGATTAACATTAAGGGCAATGTGGGCAAGAATGTGATCTTAGTGGCTAAAGAAATTACTATAGAGGGGCAAATCCACCCTGAAAGCTATGTCTATGCCAATAAAGCGTGCATCACTAACCATAAGGGCGTGTGCTACGCTAAAGAGTTTGAGTGCAAGTATTTAGAGCGCGCTAAAGTGTATGCCAATAGCGTTAAAGTGGAAGCGAGCGCAGGGAGCGTGGTCTATGCGAAAGAAATCGCTTTAGAAAAGCTCAAAAGCGACAACAAGCTGTATTTTTCCAAGCAATGTTGGATTGATGAGGTGGATGGTAATGGCAACCGCTTTATTTTTTACGCTTTTGGGGGGCGAGAAAACCAAGAAGAATTGAAAGCCGCTAAACAAAAACTCAATGCATTAGGGTTAAAATCCAAAAAAATCATCGCTCAGCACCAGTCCTTAAACCATTTAGTCAAAAACCATCAAGCCATCATGGAAAAGCTTAAAAACGCCACCGAAGAAATCAAACGCTCTTTAATGCAACAAGAAAGCGTGAAAGACGCTTATAGCGAGTTTGTGTTTGCTTTAAAGCGTTTGAAAATCTTAAAAGCCCAAATGTTAGAATTGCAAAAAATCAATAACGAATGCTACGCTAAACTCATCAGCATAGAAAACAGCTTCCAGCATGCAAGCATTACGACTAAAAACCCTTTCAAGCAAGAAAATATCGTGATTTACCATCGCAATTACCCTAAAGTGAGCAATTCAACCGCCATGTTAAGCCACAATGAAAGCGTGGATGTGATCTATGAAGATCATAAAATCAAAAAAATCCCTAAAAGCGCTATAAAAGGCTAA
- the murJ gene encoding murein biosynthesis integral membrane protein MurJ: MLKKIFLTNSLGILCSRIFGFLRDLMMANILGAGVYSDIFFVAFKLPNLFRRIFAEGSFSQSFLPSFIRSSIKGSFASLVGLIFCGVLLVWCLLVALNPLWLTKLLAYGFDGETLKLCAPIVAINFWYLLLVFITTFLGALLQYKHSFFASAYSASLLNVCMILALFISKEKTHLEALYYLSYGVLLGGVAQILLHFYPLVKLGLLNLLFKGFLSFKTKNAAKKKYRSKRVKRDLKGFFKQFLPSVLGNSSTQIASFLDTTIASFLASGSVSYLYYANRVFQLPLALFAIAISTALFPSIAIAIKNNQQDLILQRLQKAWFFLVGILLLCSIGGIMLSKEITELLFERGQFSPKDTLITSQVFSLYLLGLLPFGLTKLFSLWLYAKLEQKKAAKISLISLFLGLAASLSLMPLLGVLGLALANSLSGLFLFVLTIKAFGFQPFLGIIKNLKSWLVILFLACVEILLLLAFKSWVTHLYLFYYFQGF; the protein is encoded by the coding sequence ATGCTAAAAAAAATATTTTTAACCAACAGCTTAGGGATTTTATGCTCTAGGATTTTTGGCTTTTTACGGGATTTGATGATGGCCAATATTCTAGGGGCTGGGGTGTATAGCGATATTTTCTTTGTGGCTTTCAAATTGCCTAATTTATTCAGGCGTATTTTTGCGGAGGGCTCTTTTTCACAAAGCTTTTTACCAAGCTTCATACGGAGTTCCATTAAAGGGAGCTTTGCGAGTTTGGTGGGGCTTATTTTTTGTGGCGTTTTACTGGTATGGTGCTTATTGGTGGCATTAAATCCCTTATGGCTCACCAAACTCCTAGCTTACGGCTTTGATGGAGAAACGCTCAAACTATGCGCCCCTATTGTAGCGATCAATTTTTGGTATCTTTTATTGGTGTTTATTACCACTTTTTTAGGCGCGCTTTTACAATACAAACACAGCTTTTTTGCCAGCGCTTATAGCGCAAGCTTGCTCAATGTATGCATGATTTTAGCCCTTTTCATTTCCAAAGAAAAAACGCATTTAGAAGCGTTGTATTATTTGAGCTATGGCGTGCTTTTAGGAGGTGTGGCTCAAATTTTATTGCACTTTTACCCTTTAGTGAAATTGGGCTTATTGAATTTATTATTTAAAGGATTTTTGAGCTTTAAGACCAAAAACGCCGCCAAAAAAAAATACCGCTCTAAAAGGGTTAAAAGGGATTTGAAGGGGTTTTTTAAGCAATTCCTCCCCAGCGTTTTAGGCAATTCTAGCACTCAGATCGCTTCTTTTTTAGACACCACGATCGCCTCTTTTTTAGCGAGCGGGAGTGTGTCCTATTTGTATTACGCTAATAGAGTCTTCCAGCTCCCTTTAGCTTTATTTGCCATAGCCATATCCACAGCCCTTTTCCCTAGCATTGCGATCGCCATTAAAAACAATCAGCAGGATTTGATCTTACAACGCTTGCAAAAGGCGTGGTTTTTTTTGGTGGGGATTTTGCTTCTTTGCAGCATTGGGGGGATAATGTTAAGCAAAGAAATCACCGAGCTTTTATTTGAAAGGGGGCAATTTAGCCCTAAAGACACCCTAATCACTTCGCAAGTCTTTTCGCTCTATCTTTTAGGTTTGCTCCCTTTTGGGCTAACCAAACTCTTTTCTTTATGGCTTTATGCGAAATTAGAACAAAAAAAAGCGGCTAAAATCTCTTTAATTTCGCTTTTTTTAGGTTTAGCGGCTTCTTTGAGTTTAATGCCTTTGTTAGGGGTTTTGGGTTTAGCGTTAGCGAATAGCTTGAGCGGGTTATTTTTATTTGTTTTAACGATAAAAGCGTTTGGCTTTCAACCATTCTTGGGTATAATCAAGAATTTAAAATCATGGCTTGTAATCCTTTTCCTCGCTTGCGTGGAAATCTTATTACTCTTAGCGTTCAAATCGTGGGTTACACATTTATATTTATTTTATTATTTTCAAGGTTTTTAA
- the ruvA gene encoding Holliday junction branch migration protein RuvA, whose product MIVGLIGVVEKISALEAHIEVQGVVYGVQVSMRTSALLQAGQKARLKILQVIKEDAHLLYGFLEESEKILFERLLKINGVGGRIALAILSSFSPNEFESIIATKEVKRLQQVPGIGKKLADKIMVDLIGFFIQDENKPARNEVFLALESLGFKSAEINQVLKTLKPNLSIEAAIKEALQQLRS is encoded by the coding sequence ATGATAGTGGGTTTGATAGGGGTTGTGGAAAAAATCTCCGCTTTAGAAGCACATATAGAAGTGCAAGGGGTTGTTTATGGGGTGCAAGTTTCTATGCGCACTTCTGCTTTGCTTCAAGCGGGCCAAAAAGCGCGTTTGAAAATCTTGCAAGTGATCAAAGAAGATGCGCATCTTTTATACGGATTTTTAGAAGAGAGTGAAAAAATCCTCTTTGAAAGGCTTTTAAAAATCAATGGGGTAGGGGGGCGTATCGCTTTAGCCATTCTTTCAAGCTTTTCGCCGAACGAATTTGAAAGCATTATCGCCACTAAAGAAGTCAAAAGACTCCAGCAAGTCCCAGGCATTGGCAAAAAGCTCGCTGATAAGATCATGGTGGATTTGATTGGCTTTTTCATTCAAGATGAAAATAAGCCCGCACGCAATGAAGTCTTTTTAGCCCTAGAGAGTTTGGGCTTTAAAAGCGCTGAAATCAACCAAGTCTTAAAAACCCTAAAACCCAATCTCAGCATAGAAGCAGCGATTAAAGAAGCCTTACAACAACTGCGTTCTTAA
- the vacA gene encoding autotransporter vacuolating cytotoxin VacA: protein MEIQQTHRKINRPLVSLALVGALVSITPQQSHAAFFTTVIIPAIVGGIATGAAVGTVSGLLSWGLKQAEEANKTPDKPDKVWRIQAGRGFNNFPHKEYDLYKSLLSSKIDGGWDWGNAARHYWVKGGQWNKLEVDMKDAVGTYKLSGLINFTGGDLDVNMQKATLRLGQFNGNSFTSYKDSADRTTRVDFNAKNILIDNFLEINNRVGSGAGRKASSTVLTLQASEGITSSKNAEISLYDGATLNLASSSVKLMGNVWMGRLQYVGAYLAPSYSTINTSKVTGEVNFNHLTVGDHNAAQAGIIASNKTHIGTLDLWQSAGLNIIAPPEGGYKDKPKDKPSNTTQNNANNNQQNSAQNNNNTQVINPPNSAQKTEIQPTQVINGPFAGGKDTVVNINRINTNADGTIRVGGYKASLTTNAAHLHIGKGGINLSNQASGRSLLVENLTGNITVDGPLRVNNQVGGYALAGSNANFEFKAGTDTKNGTATFNNDISLGRFVNLKVDAHTANFKGIDTGNGGFNTLDFSGVTDKVNINKLITASTNVAIKNFNINELLVKTNGVSVGEYTHFSEDIGSQSRINTVRLETGTRSIFSGGVKFKSGEKLVIDEFYYSPWNYFDARNIKNVEITRKFASSTPENPWGTSKLMFNNLTLGQNAVMDYSQFSNLTIQGDFINNQGTINYLVRGGKVATLNVGNAAAMMFNNDIDSATGFYKPLIKINSAQDLIKNTEHVLLKAKIIGYGNVSTGTNGISNVNLEEQFKERLALYNNNNRMDTCVVRNTDDIKACGMAIGNQSMVNNPDNYKYLIGKAWKNIGISKTANGSKISVYYLGNSTPTENGGNTTNLPTNTTNNARSANYALVKNAPFAHSATPNLVAINQHDFGTIESVFELANRSKDIDTLYTHSGAKGRDLLQTLLIDSHDAGYARQMIDNTSTGEITKQLNAATTTLNNIASLEHKTSSLQTLSLSNAMILNSRLVNLSRKHTNNIDSFAKRLQALKDQRFASLESAAEVLYQFAPKYEKPTNVWANAIGGASLNNGSNASLYGTSAGVDAYLNGQVEAIVGGFGSYGYSSFSNRANSLNSGANNTNFGVYSRIFANQHEFDFEAQGALGSDQSSLNFKSALLQDLNQSYNYLAYSAATRASYGYDFAFFKNALVLKPSVGVSYNHLGSTNFKSNSTNKVALSNGSSSQHLFNASANVEARYYYGDTSYFYMNAGVLQEFANFGSSNAVSLNTFKVNAARNPLNTHARVMMGGELQLAKEVFLNLGFVYLHNLISNIGHFASNLGMRYSF from the coding sequence ATGGAAATACAACAAACACACCGCAAAATCAATCGCCCTCTGGTTTCTCTTGCTTTAGTAGGAGCGTTAGTCAGCATCACACCGCAACAAAGTCATGCCGCCTTTTTCACAACCGTGATCATTCCAGCCATTGTTGGGGGGATCGCTACAGGCGCTGCTGTAGGAACGGTCTCAGGGCTTCTTAGCTGGGGGCTCAAACAAGCCGAAGAAGCCAATAAAACCCCAGATAAACCCGATAAAGTTTGGCGCATTCAAGCAGGAAGAGGCTTCAATAATTTTCCTCACAAGGAATACGACTTATACAAATCCCTTTTATCCAGTAAGATTGATGGAGGCTGGGATTGGGGGAATGCCGCTAGGCATTATTGGGTCAAAGGCGGGCAATGGAACAAGCTTGAAGTGGATATGAAAGACGCTGTAGGGACTTATAAACTTTCAGGCCTTATCAACTTTACTGGTGGGGATTTAGATGTCAATATGCAAAAAGCCACTTTGCGCTTGGGCCAATTCAATGGCAATTCTTTCACAAGCTATAAGGATAGTGCTGATCGCACCACGAGAGTGGATTTCAACGCTAAAAATATCTTAATTGATAATTTTTTAGAAATCAATAATCGTGTGGGTTCTGGAGCCGGGAGGAAAGCCAGCTCTACGGTTTTAACTTTGCAAGCTTCAGAAGGGATCACTAGCAGTAAAAACGCTGAAATTTCTCTTTATGATGGTGCCACGCTCAATTTGGCTTCAAGCAGTGTTAAATTAATGGGTAATGTGTGGATGGGCCGTTTGCAATACGTGGGAGCGTATCTGGCCCCTTCATACAGCACGATAAACACTTCAAAAGTGACAGGGGAAGTGAATTTTAACCATCTCACTGTGGGCGATCACAACGCTGCTCAAGCAGGCATTATCGCTAGTAACAAGACTCATATTGGCACATTGGATTTGTGGCAAAGCGCGGGGCTAAACATTATCGCCCCTCCAGAAGGCGGTTATAAGGATAAACCTAAGGATAAACCTAGTAACACCACGCAAAATAATGCTAACAACAACCAACAAAACAGCGCTCAAAACAATAATAACACTCAGGTCATTAACCCACCCAACAGCGCGCAAAAAACAGAAATTCAACCCACGCAAGTCATTAATGGGCCTTTTGCTGGCGGCAAAGACACGGTGGTCAATATCAACCGCATCAACACTAACGCTGATGGCACGATTAGAGTGGGAGGGTATAAAGCTTCTCTTACCACCAATGCGGCTCATTTGCATATCGGCAAAGGCGGTATCAATCTGTCCAATCAAGCGAGCGGGCGTTCTTTATTGGTGGAAAATCTAACCGGGAATATCACCGTTGATGGGCCTTTAAGAGTGAATAACCAAGTGGGTGGTTATGCTCTTGCAGGATCAAACGCGAATTTTGAGTTTAAGGCTGGCACGGATACCAAAAACGGCACAGCCACTTTTAATAACGATATTAGTTTGGGAAGATTTGTGAATTTAAAAGTGGATGCTCATACAGCTAATTTTAAAGGTATTGATACGGGTAATGGTGGTTTCAACACCTTGGATTTTAGTGGCGTTACAGACAAAGTCAATATCAACAAGCTCATCACAGCTTCCACTAATGTGGCCATTAAAAACTTCAACATTAATGAATTGTTGGTTAAGACCAATGGGGTGAGTGTGGGGGAATACACTCATTTTAGCGAAGATATAGGCAGTCAATCGCGCATCAACACCGTGCGTTTAGAAACTGGCACTAGGTCAATCTTTTCTGGGGGTGTCAAATTTAAAAGCGGCGAAAAATTGGTTATAGATGAGTTTTACTATAGCCCTTGGAATTATTTTGACGCTAGGAATATTAAAAATGTTGAAATCACCAGAAAATTCGCTTCTTCAACCCCAGAAAACCCTTGGGGCACATCAAAACTCATGTTTAATAATCTAACCCTGGGTCAAAATGCGGTCATGGACTATAGTCAATTTTCAAATTTAACCATTCAGGGGGATTTTATCAACAATCAAGGCACTATCAACTATCTGGTCCGAGGCGGGAAAGTGGCAACCTTAAATGTAGGCAATGCAGCAGCTATGATGTTTAATAATGATATAGACAGCGCGACCGGATTTTACAAACCGCTCATCAAGATTAACAGCGCTCAAGATCTCATTAAAAATACAGAGCATGTTTTATTGAAAGCGAAAATCATTGGTTATGGTAATGTTTCTACAGGTACCAATGGCATTAGTAATGTTAATCTAGAAGAGCAATTCAAAGAGCGCCTAGCCCTTTATAACAACAATAACCGCATGGATACTTGTGTGGTGCGAAATACTGATGACATTAAAGCATGCGGTATGGCTATCGGCAATCAAAGCATGGTGAACAACCCTGACAATTACAAGTATCTTATCGGTAAAGCATGGAAAAATATAGGCATCAGTAAAACGGCTAACGGCTCTAAAATTTCGGTGTATTATTTAGGCAATTCTACGCCTACTGAGAATGGTGGCAATACCACCAACTTACCCACAAACACCACTAATAATGCGCGTTCTGCTAACTACGCTCTCGTGAAGAACGCTCCTTTCGCTCACAGCGCCACTCCTAATTTAGTCGCTATCAATCAGCATGATTTTGGCACTATTGAGAGCGTGTTTGAATTGGCTAACCGCTCTAAAGATATTGACACGCTTTATACTCATTCAGGTGCAAAAGGTAGGGATCTCTTGCAAACCTTATTGATTGATAGCCATGATGCGGGTTACGCTAGACAAATGATTGATAACACAAGCACCGGTGAAATCACCAAGCAATTGAATGCGGCCACTACCACTTTAAACAACATAGCCAGTTTAGAGCATAAAACCAGCAGCTTACAAACCTTGAGCTTGAGCAATGCGATGATTTTAAATTCTCGTTTAGTCAATCTCTCCAGGAAGCACACCAACAATATTGACTCGTTCGCTAAGCGCTTACAAGCTTTAAAAGATCAAAGATTCGCTTCTTTAGAAAGCGCGGCGGAAGTGTTGTATCAATTTGCCCCTAAATATGAAAAACCTACCAATGTTTGGGCTAACGCTATTGGGGGAGCGAGCTTGAATAATGGTTCTAACGCTTCATTGTATGGCACAAGTGCGGGCGTAGATGCTTACCTTAACGGGCAAGTGGAAGCTATTGTGGGCGGTTTTGGAAGCTATGGTTATAGTTCTTTTAGTAATCGTGCGAACTCTCTTAACTCTGGGGCCAATAACACTAATTTTGGCGTGTATAGCCGTATCTTTGCTAATCAGCACGAATTTGACTTTGAAGCTCAAGGGGCGCTAGGGAGTGATCAATCAAGCTTGAATTTCAAAAGTGCTTTATTGCAAGATTTGAATCAAAGCTATAATTACTTAGCCTATAGCGCTGCAACAAGAGCGAGCTATGGTTATGACTTTGCGTTTTTTAAGAACGCTTTAGTGTTAAAACCAAGCGTGGGCGTGAGCTATAACCATTTAGGTTCAACCAACTTTAAAAGCAACAGCACTAATAAAGTGGCTTTGAGTAATGGCTCTAGCAGTCAGCATCTATTCAACGCTAGCGCTAATGTGGAAGCGCGCTATTATTATGGAGACACTTCATACTTCTATATGAACGCTGGAGTTTTACAAGAATTTGCTAACTTTGGTTCTAGCAATGCGGTGTCTTTAAACACCTTTAAAGTGAATGCCGCTCGCAACCCTTTAAATACCCATGCCAGAGTGATGATGGGTGGGGAATTGCAATTAGCTAAAGAAGTGTTTTTGAATTTGGGCTTTGTTTATTTGCACAATTTGATTTCCAATATAGGCCATTTCGCTTCCAATTTAGGAATGAGGTATAGTTTCTAA
- a CDS encoding NYN domain-containing protein, with protein sequence MKANTIILVDWENFRRDIKQTKCVNYNIALDVIVTIRAFLLDDEWISRIYFYTTPPFDFEHALWDKRNDTLQNEKNPGTEMKIFTSSDIEEILQSSEATKWEKIYSDVENFQHDLASLDQVELRLGRTKLNAIRVEFDGSYRALLEQKQVDMLMGLDIQRIAFKKIADRILIFSKDTDLIPALKLARDEGLRVDIADLSNRLSLLSQDLKYNSDKVRKLSSNEVKDKLFSIRENLTKTNWA encoded by the coding sequence ATGAAAGCAAACACAATCATACTAGTGGATTGGGAGAATTTCAGGCGCGATATTAAACAAACAAAATGCGTTAATTACAATATCGCTTTAGATGTGATCGTTACTATTAGGGCTTTTTTACTGGATGATGAATGGATTAGTCGTATTTACTTTTATACCACCCCACCCTTTGATTTTGAACATGCGTTATGGGATAAGAGGAACGACACCCTCCAAAATGAAAAAAATCCGGGAACAGAAATGAAAATCTTCACGAGCAGCGACATTGAAGAGATCTTGCAAAGCAGTGAAGCGACTAAATGGGAGAAGATTTATAGCGATGTGGAAAATTTCCAACACGATCTGGCTTCATTGGATCAAGTGGAATTGAGGTTAGGGAGGACTAAGTTAAACGCAATAAGGGTAGAGTTTGATGGGAGTTATAGGGCGTTATTGGAACAAAAGCAGGTGGATATGCTCATGGGTCTTGACATTCAAAGAATAGCCTTTAAAAAAATAGCTGATAGGATTTTGATATTTTCAAAAGATACGGATCTAATCCCAGCGCTCAAATTAGCCAGAGATGAGGGGTTAAGGGTGGATATTGCCGATTTGTCTAACAGATTGTCCCTTCTTAGCCAGGATTTGAAATACAATTCGGATAAAGTGAGGAAATTGAGCAGTAACGAAGTCAAAGACAAGCTTTTTTCCATCAGAGAAAATCTCACTAAAACCAACTGGGCTTAA
- a CDS encoding ABC transporter ATP-binding protein, producing the protein MVLEVKNLSFKYSQKLILDKLSFSVPKNSITSILAPNGSGKTTLLKCLLGLLKPLEETEIKACNKDILPLKPYEKAKLIAYIPQVEYYAFNFSVLDFVLMGKATHLNLFAMPKAKHIKEATSVLERLDLESLKDQGINDLSGGQRQMVLLARSLLQRTPLLLLDEPTSALDLKNQALFFDAIKDEMKKRELSVLVNIHDPNLVARHSTHVVMLKDKKLFLQASTPIAMTSHNLSALYDTPLEAIWHDNKLVVYAL; encoded by the coding sequence ATGGTCTTAGAAGTTAAAAACCTGTCCTTTAAATATTCTCAAAAACTCATTTTAGACAAATTGAGTTTTAGCGTGCCAAAAAACAGCATCACCAGCATTTTAGCGCCTAATGGCTCGGGTAAAACCACGCTTTTAAAATGCCTTTTAGGGCTTTTAAAGCCTTTAGAAGAAACCGAAATTAAAGCGTGTAACAAAGATATTTTACCCTTAAAGCCTTATGAAAAAGCCAAACTAATCGCTTATATCCCCCAAGTGGAATATTATGCGTTTAATTTCAGCGTGTTGGATTTTGTCTTAATGGGGAAAGCGACGCATTTGAATCTATTCGCTATGCCTAAAGCCAAGCACATTAAAGAAGCCACTAGCGTTTTAGAGCGCTTGGATTTAGAATCCTTAAAAGATCAAGGCATTAACGATTTGTCCGGCGGTCAAAGGCAAATGGTGCTTTTAGCCAGAAGCTTGTTGCAAAGAACGCCTTTATTGTTATTAGATGAGCCTACGAGCGCGTTAGATTTAAAAAACCAAGCCCTTTTTTTTGATGCGATTAAAGATGAGATGAAAAAACGAGAATTGAGCGTTTTAGTCAATATCCATGACCCGAATTTGGTTGCTAGGCACTCCACGCATGTGGTCATGCTCAAAGATAAAAAACTTTTTTTACAAGCTTCCACGCCAATCGCTATGACTTCACACAATTTAAGCGCGCTCTATGACACGCCCTTAGAAGCGATCTGGCATGACAACAAGCTTGTCGTGTATGCGTTGTAG